In one window of Photobacterium leiognathi DNA:
- a CDS encoding bifunctional 4-hydroxy-2-oxoglutarate aldolase/2-dehydro-3-deoxy-phosphogluconate aldolase, translated as MNTWQVNPQDVFAASPVVPVMIIERVEDAVPMAQALQNGGITVFEITLRTPVALDAIRAIAQAMPEAMVGAGTVLTCEQYDAAVEAGAKFVISPGMTPKLLSHAKAGSAPLIPGVSTPSEIMQALELGYQHLKFFPAEANGGAKALAAIAAPLPQVKFCPTGGISPANVDQYKAVKCVATVGGSWMLPKDLIDNGQWDEITKLSQEAVALLAK; from the coding sequence ATGAACACTTGGCAAGTTAACCCACAAGATGTTTTTGCCGCATCTCCTGTTGTTCCTGTAATGATCATTGAACGTGTTGAAGATGCTGTTCCTATGGCGCAAGCACTGCAAAATGGTGGGATCACGGTATTTGAAATTACCCTACGTACTCCTGTTGCCCTTGATGCTATCCGTGCTATCGCACAAGCCATGCCAGAGGCAATGGTGGGTGCTGGTACTGTGCTAACCTGTGAGCAATACGATGCCGCTGTTGAAGCGGGTGCTAAATTTGTGATTTCTCCGGGAATGACACCTAAGCTACTTAGTCACGCTAAAGCTGGCTCTGCACCATTAATTCCAGGTGTTAGTACGCCATCTGAAATCATGCAAGCATTAGAGCTTGGCTACCAACATCTTAAGTTCTTCCCTGCTGAAGCTAACGGCGGTGCTAAAGCGCTAGCTGCAATTGCTGCACCGCTACCACAAGTTAAATTCTGCCCAACAGGTGGCATTAGCCCTGCTAACGTTGATCAATACAAAGCGGTGAAATGTGTGGCGACTGTAGGCGGCTCTTGGATGCTACCAAAAGATCTGATCGATAACGGTCAGTGGGATGAAATTACGAAGTTGTCTCAAGAAGCGGTAGCGCTATTAGCTAAATAA
- a CDS encoding YfhL family 4Fe-4S dicluster ferredoxin — protein MALLITSKCINCDMCDPECPNEAITMGDEIYEINPDRCTECKGHYDKPTCQSVCPITNCIITDPEHVESDEELLEKFVTLQGLA, from the coding sequence ATGGCACTGCTCATTACAAGCAAATGCATTAACTGCGATATGTGTGATCCTGAATGCCCTAACGAGGCGATCACCATGGGTGACGAGATCTATGAAATCAACCCAGATCGTTGTACTGAATGTAAAGGGCATTACGACAAGCCGACTTGTCAGTCTGTTTGTCCGATCACCAATTGCATTATTACCGATCCTGAACACGTAGAGTCAGATGAAGAGTTACTAGAGAAATTTGTTACTCTTCAAGGTCTTGCTTAA
- a CDS encoding gluconokinase has protein sequence MAGQSIIVMGVCGSGKSTIGEGIAARLKAKFIDGDDLHPRANIQKMDSGTPLNDADREPWLERIRDAAYSLENKNEVGIIVCSALKKKYRDQIREGNQSVSFVFLDGDRELILERMRARKGHFMRETMLTSQLETLERPVNEAGVFAVSIEGSVTDIIENAVEQLRGASL, from the coding sequence ATGGCAGGTCAGAGCATTATTGTAATGGGGGTGTGTGGTAGCGGTAAATCAACAATTGGTGAAGGTATCGCTGCTCGCTTAAAGGCAAAGTTCATTGATGGCGATGATTTACACCCAAGAGCCAACATTCAAAAAATGGACAGTGGCACCCCTCTTAATGATGCTGATCGTGAACCTTGGCTAGAGCGCATTCGTGATGCGGCATATAGCTTAGAAAATAAAAACGAAGTAGGGATCATTGTGTGTTCTGCTTTGAAAAAGAAATATCGCGATCAAATCCGTGAAGGCAATCAGAGCGTCTCTTTCGTCTTTTTAGACGGCGATCGTGAGCTGATCCTTGAGCGTATGCGTGCCCGTAAAGGTCACTTTATGCGTGAAACCATGTTAACCAGCCAGCTTGAAACCTTAGAACGCCCTGTTAATGAAGCAGGTGTATTCGCTGTCTCTATCGAAGGTTCAGTCACTGACATTATTGAAAACGCTGTTGAGCAATTGCGTGGAGCAAGCCTATGA
- the trhP gene encoding prephenate-dependent tRNA uridine(34) hydroxylase TrhP, with amino-acid sequence MFKPELLSPAGSLKNMRYAFAYGADAVYAGQPRYSLRVRNNEFNHENLKIGIDEAHAQGKKLYVVCNIQPHNSKLKTFIRDLKPIVEMGPDALIMSDPGLIMMVREAFPEVVIHLSVQANAVNWATVKFWASQGVERVILSRELSLEEIEEIREHCPDTELEIFVHGALCMAYSGRCLLSGYINKRDPNQGTCTNACRWEYKTEKATENDAGQIVEVQDAAAVQMQDAERPDNTLGLGKPTDEVVLLSESHRPEEKMAAFEDEHGTYIMNSKDLRAVQHVERLTKMGVHSLKIEGRTKSFYYCARTAQVYRKAIDDAVAGKPFDDSLMGTLESLAHRGYTEGFLRRHTHDAYQNYDYGYSISDSQQFVGEFTGKRRGDLAEVEVKNKFVVGDSLEVMTPKGNVIFTLETMENRKSEVIDDAKGNGHFVFIPVPQDMDLEYGLLMRNLGNGEDTRNPHAPKDGQ; translated from the coding sequence ATGTTTAAACCAGAATTACTTTCGCCAGCAGGCAGCCTTAAAAACATGCGTTATGCATTCGCCTACGGTGCAGATGCAGTATACGCAGGTCAGCCTCGCTACAGCCTTCGTGTTCGTAATAACGAATTCAACCACGAAAACCTAAAGATCGGTATTGATGAAGCACACGCGCAAGGCAAAAAGCTTTACGTAGTATGTAATATTCAGCCGCATAACTCTAAGTTAAAGACATTTATCCGCGATCTTAAACCAATCGTTGAAATGGGTCCTGACGCACTTATCATGTCAGATCCGGGTCTTATCATGATGGTTCGTGAAGCTTTCCCTGAGGTGGTTATTCACCTATCAGTTCAAGCGAACGCAGTTAACTGGGCGACAGTAAAATTCTGGGCAAGCCAAGGTGTTGAGCGTGTGATTCTATCTCGTGAGCTTTCACTAGAAGAAATCGAAGAAATTCGTGAGCACTGCCCTGACACTGAACTAGAAATCTTTGTTCACGGCGCACTATGCATGGCTTACTCTGGTCGTTGCTTACTGTCTGGTTACATCAACAAGCGTGACCCTAACCAAGGTACATGTACTAACGCATGTCGTTGGGAATACAAGACAGAAAAAGCGACTGAAAACGATGCTGGTCAAATTGTTGAAGTACAAGATGCAGCAGCAGTTCAAATGCAAGACGCTGAGCGCCCAGACAATACACTTGGCCTAGGCAAACCAACTGATGAAGTTGTGCTATTGAGCGAATCTCACCGCCCTGAAGAGAAAATGGCGGCATTTGAAGATGAGCACGGTACTTACATCATGAACTCGAAAGATCTTCGTGCTGTTCAACACGTTGAGCGTCTAACTAAGATGGGTGTTCACTCACTGAAAATCGAAGGTCGTACTAAGTCGTTCTACTACTGTGCACGTACTGCGCAAGTTTACCGTAAAGCGATTGATGATGCGGTTGCAGGTAAGCCATTTGATGACTCACTAATGGGCACGCTAGAAAGCCTTGCTCACCGTGGTTACACTGAAGGTTTCCTACGTCGTCACACCCATGATGCGTACCAAAACTACGACTACGGTTACTCTATTTCTGATTCTCAACAATTTGTTGGTGAGTTCACGGGCAAACGCCGTGGTGATCTTGCTGAAGTTGAAGTGAAGAACAAGTTTGTTGTTGGTGATAGCCTTGAAGTGATGACACCAAAAGGTAACGTTATCTTTACGCTTGAGACAATGGAAAACCGTAAGTCTGAAGTGATTGATGATGCCAAAGGTAACGGTCACTTTGTATTTATCCCAGTACCACAAGACATGGATCTTGAGTACGGTCTACTTATGCGTAACTTGGGCAACGGTGAAGACACACGTAACCCACACGCACCTAAAGACGGTCAATAA
- a CDS encoding GntP family permease, with amino-acid sequence MTLEPTYLLFIALCSILLLLLLIMKFRLHAFLALTLVSFITAVVTGVNADQVVPTMMSGFGGTLASVALLVGLGTMIGRILEVTCGAKVLADTLIGRFGSERAPFALGVASLLFGFPIFFDAGLMVMMPILFSVAKQFGGSTIKYALPVAGAFAVMHAFLPPHPGPVAAGELLGANIGLLTIVGLVIALPTWYLGAYLYGLWAGERFKLPLPQAFLATQEVIDENNLPKFSTVLAILLMPLVLIFMDTGLHTLTVMGVVDGQDTWVNVLRMLGKTPIALMITLLFCLALFSKNYGMAKLEKLCGDSLAPICAVILVTGAGGMFGGVLRASGIGDALANLMSDMGMPVIVAAFLVSTALRVAQGSATVALTTTAALIAPMVAATTGLSALDLCFIVIAIASGATVLSHFNDSGFWLVGKLLDMDEKTTLKTWTVMETLLGTIAFIIAATLSVFL; translated from the coding sequence ATGACGTTAGAACCAACCTACTTATTATTTATTGCGCTCTGTTCTATCTTGTTGTTATTACTGCTTATTATGAAATTCAGGTTACATGCTTTCTTAGCGTTAACCTTAGTGAGTTTTATTACAGCAGTGGTCACAGGTGTTAATGCTGATCAGGTTGTACCAACCATGATGTCGGGCTTTGGTGGCACGCTTGCCTCTGTTGCTCTACTGGTGGGTTTAGGCACCATGATTGGTCGAATTTTAGAAGTAACCTGTGGTGCGAAAGTATTAGCGGATACATTAATTGGTAGGTTCGGTTCTGAGCGAGCACCCTTTGCTTTAGGTGTCGCATCACTATTGTTTGGTTTCCCAATTTTCTTCGATGCTGGTCTAATGGTAATGATGCCAATCCTATTTAGTGTGGCGAAGCAATTTGGTGGCTCAACCATTAAATATGCATTACCAGTAGCGGGTGCATTTGCGGTAATGCACGCATTCTTGCCACCACACCCAGGCCCAGTTGCGGCAGGTGAACTGCTAGGTGCGAACATTGGTCTACTAACAATTGTTGGTTTAGTGATTGCATTACCAACATGGTACTTAGGTGCTTACCTTTACGGTTTATGGGCGGGTGAGCGATTCAAACTGCCACTGCCACAAGCATTTTTAGCAACTCAAGAAGTGATTGACGAAAACAACCTTCCTAAGTTCTCAACAGTGCTTGCGATTCTATTAATGCCGTTAGTACTGATCTTCATGGATACAGGTCTACACACACTAACAGTGATGGGCGTGGTTGATGGTCAAGATACTTGGGTAAACGTATTACGTATGTTGGGCAAAACGCCGATTGCTCTGATGATCACGTTACTATTCTGTTTGGCACTGTTCTCGAAAAACTACGGCATGGCAAAACTTGAAAAGCTATGTGGTGATTCACTTGCGCCAATCTGTGCGGTGATTCTGGTAACGGGTGCGGGTGGCATGTTCGGTGGCGTACTACGTGCAAGCGGTATTGGTGATGCGTTAGCAAATTTAATGTCAGATATGGGAATGCCTGTGATTGTGGCAGCATTCTTAGTCTCGACAGCACTTCGTGTAGCACAAGGTTCAGCAACGGTTGCTCTAACCACAACAGCGGCACTGATTGCCCCTATGGTTGCGGCAACAACAGGTTTAAGTGCATTAGATTTATGCTTCATCGTGATTGCGATTGCATCGGGTGCGACCGTGCTATCTCACTTCAACGATTCAGGATTCTGGCTAGTAGGTAAACTGCTAGACATGGATGAGAAAACGACACTAAAAACGTGGACGGTAATGGAAACACTTCTGGGTACGATTGCTTTCATTATTGCTGCAACACTAAGCGTTTTCCTATAA
- the mepA gene encoding penicillin-insensitive murein endopeptidase produces MLGKILTGLLLVASSTSVMASPWEKVKTPTVGESKSIGSYANGCLAGGEMLPLQGEGYQVIRAERGRYYGNHEMITFLKELMKTSQQLKIGNVLVGDIAMPRGGRFSSGHASHQTGLDADIWLRIPEKPLTQKQLKSVSALPMVDVKNYKIIEKNWGTKQAQLIQLAASDDRVARIFVHPVIKEQLCKTKWKDRDWLRKVRPWFGHYYHFHVRLNCPEGSQYCEPQTPPPPGDGCGKELASWSPDYQKPASNKPAVKPKPKPKPVLPAQCHVVIDS; encoded by the coding sequence GTGCTAGGGAAAATTTTGACAGGATTGTTACTGGTGGCATCAAGCACTAGTGTGATGGCATCGCCATGGGAGAAAGTAAAAACACCAACTGTGGGTGAATCAAAATCAATTGGTTCGTACGCCAATGGTTGTTTAGCGGGAGGAGAGATGCTTCCGCTGCAAGGTGAAGGTTATCAGGTGATCCGCGCTGAGCGTGGTCGTTACTACGGTAACCATGAAATGATCACCTTCTTAAAAGAGTTAATGAAAACCTCACAACAACTGAAAATCGGTAATGTGCTGGTGGGCGATATTGCCATGCCTCGTGGTGGGCGTTTCTCGTCAGGCCATGCCAGCCATCAAACAGGTTTGGATGCTGATATTTGGTTGCGCATTCCTGAAAAGCCATTAACTCAAAAACAACTGAAAAGTGTATCTGCACTGCCGATGGTTGACGTAAAGAACTACAAGATCATTGAAAAGAACTGGGGCACTAAGCAAGCACAGCTTATCCAATTAGCAGCAAGTGATGATCGTGTGGCGCGCATCTTTGTTCACCCAGTGATTAAAGAGCAGCTTTGTAAGACGAAGTGGAAAGATCGTGACTGGCTGCGTAAGGTGCGTCCTTGGTTTGGGCATTATTACCATTTTCACGTCCGTTTAAATTGTCCTGAAGGTAGCCAATACTGTGAGCCACAAACACCGCCACCACCGGGTGATGGTTGTGGTAAAGAGCTTGCGTCATGGTCACCTGATTATCAAAAGCCAGCTTCAAATAAGCCTGCGGTAAAGCCAAAGCCTAAACCGAAGCCAGTGTTACCCGCTCAGTGTCATGTGGTGATTGATAGTTAA
- the edd gene encoding phosphogluconate dehydratase: MNPVISAVTERIKARSAESYSQWLAMTKEMEQAGKGRSQLSCGNLAHVVAANCAQEKSAILDFLHANIAIVSGYNDMLSAHQPYKFYPDIIAKALAEYGHTSQVAGCVPAMCDGITQGQPGMEMSLFSRDVVAQATAITLSHNAFDATLLLSICDKIAPGQLMGALSFAHLPTAFVPVGPMGTGISNDEKVSVRQQYAAGEVDSNALLTMECQAYHSPGTCTFYGTANTNQLILEAMGLMLPGSAFVPPTSELRKALTEESACRIAAAANQQSTQYRPLYEVVTAESLVNGLVAWLASGGSTNHSLHMVAIARCAGLILTWDDINDLSDVVPLLVRMYPNGPADINAFQQAGGVPTLMKALHQHGLLNTEVKTAFGDFSDVMTTPSINNGKLIWTACDDSTDGDVICTPKHVFSATGGLKVLAGNIGKSVIKVSAVAAEHQHICAPAKVFRCQNEVEKAYKQGLLDQDAIIVVTHNGPAANGMPELHKLMPILGNIQKKGYKVALVTDGRLSGASGKIPAAIHITPEALRGGAIGLVEDGDMIELNAVTGELTVQADLSARTATYTLDTPALTFGRQLFANMRHNVSSADTGATIF; this comes from the coding sequence ATGAACCCTGTCATTTCTGCCGTTACCGAGCGTATTAAAGCAAGAAGCGCTGAGAGTTACTCACAATGGCTCGCCATGACCAAGGAAATGGAACAAGCAGGTAAAGGCCGTAGCCAATTGTCGTGCGGTAACCTTGCCCACGTTGTAGCAGCCAATTGCGCGCAAGAGAAATCAGCGATCCTTGATTTTCTCCATGCCAACATTGCCATTGTTAGCGGCTATAACGACATGCTAAGTGCCCACCAGCCTTATAAGTTCTACCCTGACATCATTGCTAAAGCGTTAGCTGAATACGGTCACACTAGCCAAGTTGCAGGTTGTGTGCCAGCGATGTGTGACGGTATTACCCAAGGTCAGCCGGGTATGGAAATGTCGCTGTTTTCCCGTGATGTGGTCGCGCAAGCAACGGCGATCACGCTAAGTCACAATGCATTTGATGCGACATTACTGTTAAGCATCTGCGATAAAATCGCACCGGGACAATTAATGGGCGCATTATCTTTTGCGCATTTACCGACGGCATTTGTACCTGTTGGCCCGATGGGAACAGGCATCAGTAACGATGAGAAAGTCAGCGTTCGTCAGCAATATGCAGCAGGTGAAGTGGACTCAAATGCCCTACTAACGATGGAGTGCCAAGCGTATCACTCTCCGGGCACCTGTACCTTCTACGGCACAGCCAATACCAATCAGCTGATTTTAGAAGCCATGGGCTTAATGCTACCGGGCTCGGCATTTGTGCCTCCGACAAGCGAATTACGTAAAGCATTAACCGAAGAATCTGCGTGTCGTATTGCGGCGGCAGCAAATCAACAATCGACACAATACCGCCCACTATATGAAGTTGTAACAGCAGAAAGTCTGGTGAACGGTTTAGTAGCATGGCTAGCATCTGGTGGCAGTACTAACCACAGCTTACACATGGTCGCGATTGCCCGTTGTGCAGGTTTGATTTTAACTTGGGATGACATTAACGATTTATCTGATGTCGTACCGCTATTGGTACGCATGTACCCAAATGGTCCTGCTGACATTAATGCTTTCCAACAAGCAGGTGGTGTACCAACGTTAATGAAAGCACTACACCAACACGGACTATTAAACACTGAAGTGAAAACCGCTTTTGGTGACTTTAGTGACGTGATGACAACACCAAGTATCAACAACGGTAAGTTGATTTGGACTGCTTGTGATGATTCCACTGATGGTGATGTAATTTGTACGCCTAAGCATGTATTTAGCGCAACTGGCGGCTTGAAAGTCTTAGCGGGCAATATCGGAAAATCGGTGATTAAAGTCTCTGCCGTTGCTGCTGAGCATCAACATATTTGTGCGCCTGCAAAAGTTTTCCGTTGTCAAAACGAGGTTGAAAAAGCCTACAAGCAAGGCTTATTAGATCAAGATGCGATCATTGTCGTGACCCATAATGGTCCTGCGGCAAATGGTATGCCTGAGCTTCACAAATTGATGCCAATTTTGGGGAATATCCAGAAGAAAGGCTATAAAGTAGCGCTAGTAACGGATGGTCGCCTATCTGGTGCATCAGGCAAAATCCCTGCAGCTATTCACATTACACCTGAAGCATTACGTGGCGGTGCAATTGGTTTAGTGGAAGATGGCGATATGATTGAATTAAATGCAGTCACGGGTGAACTAACCGTTCAAGCCGATCTCAGTGCTCGTACTGCCACATATACCTTAGACACACCAGCACTGACCTTTGGTCGTCAACTGTTTGCAAACATGCGCCATAACGTATCAAGTGCTGATACTGGTGCCACCATTTTTTAA
- a CDS encoding substrate-binding domain-containing protein encodes MTAKPKHRPTLNDVAKKVGVTKMTVSRYLRDPNSVAEATREKIAVVVDELGYVASRAPDILSNRNSKAIGILLPSLSNQVFASLLQGIESVTKAEGYQTLITHYGYSAEEEEEKIASLLSYHVDGLILTESIHSERSHKMINAAAIPVVETIDLPENPIDMAVGLDHKQAAFDLVSKMIEYGRRHIVYFAARLDRRTQLRSEGYLQAMEANGLTPQIVSTQEHSSFTQGRELMRQALEQFPELDGVFCTNDDLAIGAMMHCQEHHIDIPNRVAIAGYNALDIGKAISPTLASVNTPREEIGAAAATLLLKKLSGKKVTKPIQDIGYSLYLGESLGKPV; translated from the coding sequence ATGACTGCGAAGCCAAAACACCGTCCCACATTAAATGATGTAGCCAAGAAAGTGGGTGTCACTAAGATGACTGTCAGTCGTTACTTGCGTGATCCTAACTCGGTTGCAGAAGCCACCCGTGAGAAAATAGCGGTAGTGGTCGATGAGCTAGGATATGTCGCAAGTCGCGCGCCAGATATTTTGTCTAACCGCAACAGTAAAGCGATTGGCATATTACTGCCATCGTTATCCAACCAAGTGTTTGCTTCGCTATTACAGGGGATTGAATCAGTAACAAAAGCCGAAGGCTATCAAACGCTGATCACTCACTATGGTTATAGCGCAGAAGAGGAAGAAGAGAAGATCGCTTCGCTCTTGTCATATCACGTTGATGGTTTGATTTTAACTGAAAGTATTCATAGCGAACGTAGCCATAAGATGATCAATGCTGCAGCGATCCCTGTGGTAGAAACCATTGATTTGCCTGAAAACCCGATTGATATGGCAGTAGGGCTCGATCATAAACAAGCTGCGTTTGATTTAGTGTCCAAGATGATTGAATACGGTCGTCGTCACATTGTCTATTTTGCGGCGCGATTAGATCGTCGAACTCAGCTACGTAGTGAAGGCTATTTGCAAGCGATGGAAGCTAATGGCTTAACGCCACAGATTGTATCCACCCAAGAGCATTCCAGTTTTACTCAAGGACGTGAGTTGATGCGCCAAGCATTGGAACAATTCCCAGAGCTAGATGGGGTATTTTGCACCAACGATGACTTAGCCATTGGTGCCATGATGCATTGCCAAGAGCACCACATTGATATCCCTAATCGTGTGGCGATTGCAGGTTATAACGCTTTAGATATTGGTAAGGCTATTTCACCGACGCTTGCCAGTGTGAATACGCCTCGTGAGGAAATTGGGGCAGCGGCCGCCACATTGTTACTTAAAAAACTATCGGGTAAGAAGGTGACTAAACCAATCCAAGATATTGGCTACAGTTTGTATTTGGGCGAGAGCTTGGGTAAGCCTGTTTAA
- the fdhD gene encoding formate dehydrogenase accessory sulfurtransferase FdhD: MSSCLITDEYIEHQEYSVHEIIKYKNGIKIECEDFIAEEVPVALIYNGISHVVMMATPSHLESFAIGFSLSERIINNIKEIKNIDIKSNKEGIEVYIELQNRPFMMLKEQRRQLVGRTGCGLCGIEHLKQAMKPVTQVPDTQRMPLSIINQSLKFLYQHQELANRICCTHAAVWLNEQGELAAIYEDVGRHVALDKLIGARAKYPRLTNGAILITSRASYEIIQKATSVGVEILFAVSAPTALAINLAEESGLTLIGFCREGRATIYTHKHRIIN, translated from the coding sequence ATGTCCAGTTGTTTAATTACTGATGAATATATAGAACATCAGGAATATTCCGTTCATGAAATAATTAAATATAAGAATGGAATAAAAATAGAATGTGAAGACTTTATAGCAGAAGAAGTGCCCGTTGCACTTATTTATAATGGTATTTCGCATGTGGTAATGATGGCGACCCCTTCTCATCTTGAAAGTTTTGCTATTGGCTTTTCATTATCTGAAAGAATCATTAACAATATTAAAGAAATAAAAAATATTGATATAAAAAGTAATAAAGAGGGCATTGAAGTATATATCGAATTACAAAATCGCCCTTTTATGATGCTTAAAGAGCAGCGTCGACAGCTGGTGGGTAGGACTGGATGTGGGCTATGTGGGATCGAACATTTAAAGCAAGCGATGAAGCCAGTCACGCAGGTTCCTGACACGCAAAGAATGCCTCTTTCTATTATTAATCAGTCTCTTAAGTTTTTGTATCAACATCAGGAACTCGCTAATCGTATCTGCTGTACCCATGCTGCGGTATGGTTAAATGAGCAAGGCGAGCTAGCTGCTATCTATGAAGATGTGGGCCGTCACGTTGCTTTAGATAAGTTAATTGGTGCTCGTGCAAAATATCCTCGACTTACCAATGGTGCAATCTTAATTACCAGTCGTGCAAGTTATGAAATAATCCAAAAAGCCACATCGGTTGGGGTGGAAATATTATTTGCAGTATCAGCACCGACAGCATTAGCGATTAACTTAGCAGAAGAGTCAGGTTTAACATTAATTGGTTTTTGTCGAGAAGGGCGTGCGACAATTTATACCCATAAGCACAGAATAATAAATTAA